From Diospyros lotus cultivar Yz01 chromosome 4, ASM1463336v1, whole genome shotgun sequence, a single genomic window includes:
- the LOC127799775 gene encoding scarecrow-like protein 14, with the protein MDLYHRSFSGSTDGCEPEQESLSAYSDPNSVTGFQLEDVNRQYEYANVLPISDGPAPAIHSTNLSVSCSGDPTEKYDFCDSVLKYIDQVLMEDDMEDKASLIEDSTLHAAEKYFYDILHERYPSLPNLVMPREETTSAQCSSSYGGSSSDADNLVKFGASISPLMHNPSVYHSLLTRENPRNIIPSENGVTFNFENNRLASAIAKEKVWQMTPKLEKDEGDWQGSLLRGRKSLHREESALDEGRSKKQSAVDVEESVLHEMFDKVLSFGESALHTSDDDLPTEAGRKGQQYEQAKIYDEERNYHKKGIVKKEALHMRRLLIQCMQSVADNDLMTAIKLLKHIRLLASPLGDASQRLAHYFASALEARLASSRTPEYKRFSVQSLVETDVWKAHKLYFSALPFMGISYFVATQMIMELSEKATCLHIIHFGIILGLQWPPLIRRLSERPGGPPKLRITAVDLPQIGFRPDARVKETGRRLATYCEKLKVPFEYNGFGQKWETVSVEDLRIQNEEVLIVNSLYQFEYLLDDTVMERSPRDAVLNLIRRINPDIFIHGVVNGTYNSPFFVSRFRESLFDFSSKFDMLDANLPRHNQDRIILEREIYGQAILNIIACEGLDRVERPETYRQWEIRTLRAGFKQFPLNQEILKEVRDKIKSSYHKDFFIDKADKWMIYGWRGRAFFAISSWKPA; encoded by the coding sequence ATGGATTTGTATCACCGGTCATTTTCTGGTTCCACGGATGGATGTGAGCCAGAACAGGAGTCTCTTTCTGCCTATTCAGATCCTAATTCGGTTACAGGATTCCAACTTGAAGATGTGAACCGACAATATGAATACGCGAATGTTCTCCCCATTTCAGATGGTCCAGCCCCTGCAATTCACTCCACGAATTTGTCTGTGAGCTGTAGTGGAGATCCTACAGAAAAATATGATTTCTGTGACTCTGTTCTCAAGTACATAGACCAGGTCTTAATGGAAGATGACATGGAAGACAAGGCCTCCTTGATTGAGGACTCCACTCTTCATGCTGCTGAGAAATACTTCTATGATATACTTCATGAAAGATATCCTTCCTTGCCCAATCTGGTGATGCCTCGTGAGGAAACAACTAGCGCCCAATGTAGCAGCAGTTACGGTGGCAGCTCTTCCGATGCTGACAACTTGGTTAAATTTGGTGCAAGTATATCTCCTCTTATGCACAATCCTTCTGTCTACCATTCATTACTGACTAGAGAGAACCCGAGGAACATTATACCTAGTGAAAATGGCgtaacttttaattttgagaaCAACAGATTAGCATCAGCTATAGCAAAGGAAAAGGTTTGGCAAATGACACCCAAGCTGGAAAAGGATGAAGGGGACTGGCAGGGTAGTTTATTGAGGGGAAGAAAAAGTCTTCACCGAGAGGAGAGTGCCTTAGACGAAgggagaagtaagaagcagtCGGCAGTAGATGTTGAGGAGTCTGTTTTACATGAGATGTTTGATAAGGTATTGTCCTTTGGCGAGTCTGCATTACACACTTCTGATGATGACCTGCCAACCGAGGCAGGTAGAAAGGGGCAACAATATGAGCAAGCAAAAATATATGATGAAGAAAGAAATTACCATAAGAAAGGAATTGTGAAAAAGGAAGCACTTCATATGAGGCGACTCCTGATACAGTGCATGCAATCTGTGGCAGACAATGATCTGATGACAGCAATTAAACTACTGAAGCATATAAGGTTGCTTGCATCTCCACTAGGTGATGCATCCCAGAGGTTGGCTCATTACTTTGCTAGTGCTCTCGAGGCACGCTTGGCCAGTTCTAGGACCCCAGAATATAAACGCTTTTCTGTCCAGAGCTTAGTGGAAACTGATGTTTGGAAAGCTCATAAATTGTACTTTTCAGCTTTGCCTTTCATGGGGATTTCTTATTTCGTTGCAACCCAAATGATCATGGAACTGTCTGAGAAAGCTACTTGTCTTCACATTATTCATTTTGGTATTATTCTTGGCCTCCAATGGCCCCCACTTATTCGGCGTTTATCTGAAAGACCTGGTGGACCTCCCAAGCTTCGCATAACGGCAGTAGACCTTCCCCAAATTGGTTTCAGACCAGATGCAAGGGTTAAGGAAACAGGACGGCGTTTAGCAACTTATTGTGAGAAGTTAAAGGTTCCATTTGAGTACAATGGCTTCGGACAAAAATGGGAAACTGTTAGTGTTGAGGATCTCAGGATTCAGAACGAGGAGGTGCTTATTGTTAATAGTTTGTACCAATTTGAATACTTACTTGATGACACAGTCATGGAGCGTAGTCCAAGGGATGCTGTTTTAAACTTAATCAGGAGGATTAATCCAGATATTTTCATACATGGAGTAGTTAATGGCACCTATAATTCCCCATTTTTTGTATCACGGTTCCGCGAGTCTCTCTTTGATTTCTCTTCAAAGTTTGATATGTTGGATGCTAATTTGCCGCGTCATAATCAGGATAGAATCATACTTGAGAGGGAAATATATGGGCAGGCCATTTTGAATATCATAGCATGTGAAGGGTTAGATAGAGTTGAAAGGCCAGAGACATACAGGCAATGGGAGATTCGGACACTCAGAGCAGGGTTCAAGCAGTTTCCTTTGAATCAGGAGATTCTTAAGGAAGTAAGAGATAAGATCAAATCATCGTACCACAAGGACTTTTTTATCGACAAGGCCGACAAGTGGATGATATATGGATGGAGAGGTCGAGCCTTCTTTGCCATCTCATCTTGGAAGCCTGCCTAG